A genomic window from Salvia hispanica cultivar TCC Black 2014 chromosome 5, UniMelb_Shisp_WGS_1.0, whole genome shotgun sequence includes:
- the LOC125186995 gene encoding protein JINGUBANG-like, translating to MTIVPKTAATASPENTSLRRRKLGFLLADPSNQDSDYSDEYSSSRHRLSDASFTTTSAADNHAAGYYSNPSSATSSPYNPMSPWTQPSPYTKSPWIHQLVASSLPDDVSAAHNHGLIGSLYREEGHVYSLAAAGGLLYTGSDSKNVRVWKNLEEFSGFKSSSGFVKAIVVFGNRIFTGHQDGKIRVWKLSGDKKNTHKRVGSLPTTRDLLMKSINPKNYVEVRRHRNVPWVKHYDAVSCLGVDTDRGLLYSGSWDKTVKVWRISDSKCLESIAAHDDAVNSVAVGFDGLVFTGSADGTVKAWRRELMGRTTQHVLVETMLRQDHALTSLAVSHAAVYAGASDGLVSFWERGKHFMTYGGVLRGHKLAVLCLAVGGSLVFSGSADKTICVWRREGGGIHSCVTVFTGHTGPVKCLAVERDSSEEKHWIAYSGCLDSSVKVWRVSESARAELLEHDEEEE from the coding sequence ATGACAATCGTGCCTAAAACCGCCGCAACGGCCTCGCCGGAGAATACCAGTCTCAGGCGACGGAAACTCGGCTTCCTCCTCGCCGATCCCTCCAATCAAGACAGCGACTACAGCGACGAATACAGCAGCTCCCGCCACCGCCTCAGCGATGCCTCCTTCACAACCACCTCCGCCGCCGACAACCACGCCGCCGGCTACTACTCAAACCCCAGCAGCGCCACCTCCTCCCCCTACAACCCCATGTCCCCGTGGACTCAGCCTTCCCCCTACACGAAATCCCCATGGATTCATCAGCTCGTCGCCTCCTCATTGCCCGACGATGTTTCGGCGGCGCACAATCACGGCCTCATCGGATCGCTCTACCGCGAGGAAGGCCACGTGTACTCCCTGGCGGCCGCAGGCGGCCTCCTCTACACCGGCTCCGACAGCAAGAATGTGAGAGTATGGAAGAATTTGGAGGAATTCTCTGGATTCAAATCCAGTAGCGGATTCGTGAAAGCCATAGTTGTTTTCGGGAATAGAATTTTCACGGGTCATCAAGATGGGAAAATCCGGGTTTGGAAGCTATCCGGGGATAAGAAAAACACGCATAAACGGGTGGGGAGCTTACCCACGACCCGGGATTTGCTAATGAAGTCAATCAATCCGAAAAACTACGTGGAGGTGAGACGCCACCGCAACGTGCCGTGGGTGAAGCACTACGACGCCGTTTCGTGCCTAGGCGTGGACACGGACCGCGGCCTGCTATACTCGGGGTCGTGGGATAAGACGGTGAAGGTGTGGCGGATCTCGGATTCGAAATGCCTGGAGTCCATCGCGGCGCACGACGACGCGGTGAACTCGGTGGCCGTGGGGTTCGACGGCCTCGTCTTCACGGGGTCGGCGGACGGCACGGTGAAGGCGTGGCGGCGGGAGCTGATGGGGAGGACGACGCAGCACGTGCTCGTGGAGACCATGCTGCGCCAGGACCACGCGCTCACGTCGCTGGCGGTGTCCCACGCGGCGGTCTACGCGGGCGCCTCGGACGGGCTGGTCAGCTTCTGGGAGCGCGGGAAGCACTTCATGACGTACGGCGGGGTGCTGAGGGGCCACAAGCTGGCCGTGCTGTGCCTGGCCGTCGGGGGCAGCCTCGTGTTCAGCGGGTCGGCGGATAAGACCATCTGCGTGTGGCGGAGGGAGGGCGGAGGGATCCACTCGTGCGTCACGGTTTTCACGGGGCACACTGGCCCCGTCAAATGCCTCGCGGTGGAGAGGGACTCCTCCGAGGAGAAGCACTGGATTGCTTATAGCGGGTGTTTGGATAGTAGCGTTAAGGTGTGGAGGGTCTCCGAGAGCGCCAGGGCGGAATTACTCGAGCAcgatgaggaggaggagtga
- the LOC125188536 gene encoding cold-regulated 413 plasma membrane protein 2-like — MVGGKMGYLKMKTDSDLGAATELLTSDLNDVGTAMKKFANHAIQLGGLGFGTSFLKWVACFAAIYLLILDRTNWKTNILTSLLIPYIYLSLPSWLFGILSGEVGMWIAFIAVVLRLFFPKHFPDWLELPGSLILLLVVAPSFFANTVRGGIIGLFICLAIGCYLLQEHIRASGGFRNSFTKSNGLSNSIGILLLFVYPVWALVIWIL; from the exons ATGGTGGGTGGGAAGATGGgttatttgaaaatgaagaCTGATTCTGATTTGGGAGCAGCGACTGAGTTGCTCACTTCTGATCTCAATGATGTTGGGACTGCAATGAAGAAGTTCGCCAATCACGCCATCCAGCTTGGCGGCCTTGGATTTGGGACTTCATTTCTCAAATGGGTTGCTTGTTTTGCCGCAAT TTATTTACTAATCTTGGATCGTACAAACTGGAAAACCAACATTCTCACATCCCTCTTAATCCCATACATTTACCTCAGTCTTCCTTCATGGTTGTTCGGTATACTAAG TGGAGAGGTTGGCATGTGGATTGCTTTCATAGCCGTTGTCTTACGTCTCTTCTTTCCCAAGCATTTCCCAG ACTGGCTGGAATTGCCTGGATCTCTGATCTTGCTCCTAGTGGTGGCTCCGAGCTTCTTTGCAAATACCGTAAGGGGTGGCATTATTGGACTATTCATTTGCCTGGCGATCGGATGTTACTTGCTGCAGGAGCACATTCGAGCATCCGGAGGGTTCAGGAACTCCTTCACCAAGAGCAATGGCCTCTCCAACTCTATTGGGATCCTCCTCCTCTTCGTCTACCCGGTTTGGGCACTCGTGATTTGGATTCTTTAG
- the LOC125188535 gene encoding probable CoA ligase CCL6, with the protein MEDYVVKVQEARPAADGKPAAGPAYRCIYAKDGLMEIPAAINSPWDFFSESVKKFPKNPMLGRRQLKDGKAGGYSWLTYQQVYDATIAIGSAMRRRGVNPGDKCGIYGVNCPEWIMAMEACNSQAITYVPLYDSLGANAVEFIINHAEVSIAFVHESKFPAILTCLSKCASNLKTIVSFGKVSDKQKEATEELGVTCFSWEEFVLLGDSDGDLPPKKKTDTLTIMYTSGTTGEPKGVILSNGAFMSEVMSMDQLLRETDKAGTEEDVYFSFLPLAHIFDQIIETYCIYSGSSIGFWQGDIRFLIEDLVVLKPTIFCGVPRVFDRIYTGIMDKISAGGPLKKSLFHLAYNYKLRNLEKGLKQEEASPLLDKLVFDKIRQGFGGRVRLILSGAAPLPKHIEEFLRVTCCCVLSQGYGLTESCGGCFTSIANVFPMIGTVGVPMTTIEARLESVPEMGYDALSAVPRGEICLRGNTLFSGYHKRQDLTNEVLVDGWFHTGDVGEWQPNGAMKIIDRKKNIFKLSQGEYVAVESLESTYSQCPLITSIWVYGNSFESFLVAVVVPERKALEDWAANSEEKGDFTLLCNNPKARKYILDELNKTAKQHNLRGFEMLKAVSLEPIPLDIDRDLITPTFKLKRPQLLKHYKDCIDQLYIEAKGTKL; encoded by the exons ATGGAAGATTATGTGGTTAAGGTCCAGGAAGCCCGGCCGGCGGCGGACGGGAAGCCGGCGGCGGGGCCGGCCTATCGCTGCATTTACGCAAAGGATGGGCTCATGGAAATTCCAGCTGCAATCAACTCTCCATGGGATTTTTTCAG TGAATCCGTTAAAAAGTTCCCAAAAAACCCGATGCTAGGTCGCCGTCAACTCAAGGATGGAAAG GCGGGTGGGTACAGTTGGCTAACTTACCAGCAAGTCTATGATGCAACTATTGCCATTGGTTCTGCTATGCGACGCCGTGGCGTCAACCCT GGCGACAAATGCGGCATATATGGGGTTAACTGTCCTGAGTGGATCATGGCAATGGAG GCGTGTAATAGTCAGGCTATTACATATGTACCACTGTATGATTCACTCG GTGCAAATGCAGTGGAGTTCATTATCAACCATGCTGAAGTGTCCATTGCTTTTGTCCATGAAAGCAAGTTTCCTGCT ATACTAACATGTCTCTCCAAATGTGCCTCAAATCTAAAAA CTATTGTCAGCTTCGGAAAAGTTTCTGACAAGCAGAAGGAGGCAACTGAAGAGCTAGGTGTCACTTGCTTCTCATGGGAAGAGTTTGTTTTATTG GGGGATTCAGACGGAGATCTTCCTCCTAAGAAGAAGACAGATACATTGACGATAATGTACACCAGTGGCACGACAGGGGAGCCAAAGGGGGTCATTCTATCAAATGGTGCTTTTATGTCTGAAGTCATGTCTATGGATCAACTCCTCAGAGAGACGGACAAAGCT GGTACTGAAGAGGATGTGTACTTTTCCTTCCTTCCTCTAGCTCATATATTCGATCAAATCATCGAGACCTATTGTATCTACTCGGGCTCATCCATTGGGTTTTGGCAAGGG GATATTCGTTTCTTGATTGAGGATCTTGTCGTCTTAAAGCCAACTATATTCTGTGGCGTTCCTAGAGTTTTTGATAGAATATACACAG GCATAATGGATAAAATCTCAGCTGGTGGTCCACTGAAGAAGTCACTTTTCCATCTTGCGTACAACTA TAAACTGAGGAATCTGGAGAAAGGCCTCAAACAAGAGGAAGCATCTCCACTTTTGGACAAGCTCGTTTTTGATAAG ATCAGACAAGGATTTGGTGGACGCGTTCGACTTATTCTATCAGGAGCTGCACCTTTACCTAAGCACATTGAGGAGTTCTTGAGGGTGACATGCTGCTGTGTCTTGTCACAGGGCTATG GCCTCACAGAAAGTTGTGGAGGATGTTTCACATCTATAGCCAACGTATTCCCTATGATAGGCACGGTGGGGGTTCCTATGACCACAATCGAAGCAAGACTTGAATCTGTGCCTGAGATGGGATATGATGCTCTCTCTGCAGTCCCCAGAGGTGAAATTTGTCTTCGGGGAAACACCTTATTCTCCGGCTACCATAAACGCCAAGATCTCACGAATGAGGTGCTCGTTGATGGCTGGTTCCACACGG GTGATGTTGGTGAATGGCAGCCTAATGGAGCCATGAAGATCATAGACAGAAAGAAGAATATATTCAAGCTGTCACAAGGCGAATACGTTGCTGTGGAAAGTCTCGAAAGCACTTACTCACAATGCCCTCTCATTACATCG ATTTGGGTGTACGGTAACAGCTTCGAGTCATTCCTAGTGGCTGTGGTGGTGCCGGAGAGAAAGGCACTTGAAGATTGGGCAGCGAATAGTGAAGAGAAAGGAGATTTCACGCTCCTGTGCAATAACCCGAAAGCAAGAAAATACATTCTGGACGAGCTCAACAAAACGGCGAAACAACATAAT CTCCGCGGCTTTGAAATGCTGAAGGCCGTTAGCCTAGAGCCCATTCCTCTCGACATTGATCGGGACTTGATCACTCCAACGTTCAAGCTTAAGAGGCCACAGTTGCTCAAGCATTACAAG GACTGCATTGATCAGTTGTACATTGAAGCCAAAGGTACAAAGCTATAG